The genomic stretch ACCATTATTCGCAGCGGATGATGTATATTCATACAAGACCTGAGTTAAACCATGGAACCCTGGGTTGGATATTCCGTCTAATCCTAATTTAGTTGTTAGCGCAACCGCTGTGAATCCTAAAATTAATAATGGCTGTAAAATTAACGTAACCGCGATAAGCTTCATTTCTTTGCCTTCAATCTTTTTGCCGACGTATTCAGGTGTGCGTCCTACCATTAGACCCGATAAAAAAACAGCGATTAATACATACATCATTACGTTAATGAACCCTGCTCCAACACCACCGTATACGGTATTAAGAAGCATATTACTTAACGCTAGCATTCCACTGATAGGTGTCAAAGTATCATGCATAGTATTGACTGCTCCTGTTTCACTAGCTGTTGTCACAATGGCATAAAGCGTTGACATTTCCACCCCAAAACGAACTTCTTTTCCTTCCAGATATCCATTTTCGCTATTCAATGTAAAATCATTAAAGGCTGGATTACCTTGCTGTTCACTGATAAGCGCTATTGATAAGAACACCACAAATAACAAACTCATTGAAGCAAACAGCATTCTACCTTCTCTTTTATTACCAATCATCCTACTATACGTAAACGGTAAAGAAACTGGTAAAAGCAGCATTAAAACAATTTGCAGCATATTGCTGAGACCATTTGGGTTTTCAAATGGATGAGCAGAGTTTACGCCGAAAAATCCGCCTCCGTTATTTCCAAACTCTTTAATTGATAGAAAAGCTGCTACGGGTCCTCTTGCAATTTCTTGCTTTTCACCTTCTAAAGTTGTTGCAGTTACTGTAGGATCTAAAGTTTGTGGTACACCTAGCAGCACAAATATAATTCCTGCCACAACTGCTACGGGTAATAATACGTGCGTGATACTTTTAATAAAGTCCGTGAAAAAGTTACCAATACTCTTACCTGTCATTCCTCTCATAAATGCAATTGCTACTGAAAGTGCACTAGCTGGAGCTGCAAACATCATAAACAAAATAGCAACCATTTGTGAGAAATATGAAAGCCCTGATTCTCCGCTGTAATGCTGAAGATTGGTATTGGTCATAAAACTAATTGCTGTATTAAACGCTAAAGCTGGATCCATGTTTTCAAGAGCACTTGGATTTAAAGGCAGCCATGCTTGTGTTCGAAACACTGTATATACGACTAAAATCATAAACGTATTAACAAACAACAATGAAATTGCATATTCCTTCCATGTTTGATCTTTAGGTTGAATTCCAATTACCTTATACAGCAATCTGTCTATTGGCATAAACATTCGACCTGCAGCATTTGGTTCATTAGAAAACACTTTTGCAATGTACACTCCGACTGGCTTAGCGACAGCCGCTACTAATAATAAAAGCAGTACTATGGTAAATAATATTGTATTCACTGAAAAACTCCTCCACTATTAAAATTCATCTGGGTTCATTAAGACATAAAGTAAATATAAGAAAATAAGTAGTGAAATCCCCAATAAAACCATGGACATTTACCGCTTCTCCTCCTTTTTTTCAAGGGTCTTTTCAGACCACTTGATAATTCCTATCATTATCAGTGATAAGCCAACTAAACTGCCGATCATTAGCACATCCATACGTACACTTCCTTACTCTTCTATTAGTAAAAATGCCGCTTTAGGACTTCTTGAATAAATAACGTACTTCACTCCTAGCAGCTGAAAAAACCGCGTTGAATAATTTGAATTCTGGGTAACCAAAATAATTGGAGCTCCAGTAGTAAGCTGAATTGTTTCAATCATCCTTGATAACCGCCCAATGTCTTCTTCCCAAATAATTACTTTATCTACCTGGGCTAAAGGCGCGATTTCATTGTTTATATTAGATAAAAAAATCACTTCTGAGTCCGTTAGCAACAAAGCATCTTCCCTCACCGACTCATTTTCCGTTAACACAACAAAGCGGTGCTGATTACGAAAAGCTGATAGCATCAAAACTTGCTCTTCTCTTTGAATACAAACGATAATTTGCTTCGTTTCCACTAGCATCCCTTCTTTTCCACAAATAAAAAACCACGGAAGAGGGAGCTCTTCCGTGGTTTTTGCACGACAAATAAGCCGTGGTAGACACGAATTTTTTACTCCCAAAACGCTTACGAGGTTAGCTGTCGGATTCGGGTTATGGAAGTAACCCTACTCTTTAAAAAAGAGACTCACCCCAAGGACGGCATCATTGCCGAACAAAGTTGGTTCCCCCGCTCTATAAAGCAGATTAAGCGAATAGTTATTTACTATTTTCGTAGAGATAAACGCTTTTCATTTTCAATAATTGAACAAAAATGCTGATGCGTTAGCTGTGCCACACAGCGATTCGCTTTCTCAAATGAATCCTGCTCATACTGAGCACGGTGTTCAATTAACTGAATCATAGGCTTAGATAGCTGCATTGGTTTACTCCTCTCCCACTGAATTTCGTTCAGGAAAAAAGTATTGTTAGCTGCTATTGTCATAGAAAACGACCACAAATGCACCTTCCTTTCCCCATACGCTTACGAAGTTAGCTGTCGGATTCGGATCTGGAAATAACCCTACTCGAAAAAGAGATTCACCCCAATAAATTGGTTCCTCCGTCCTTTGCTTACTATGCTTGAACTAGCAAAGGTTCAGCGTTCACTGGTGGAACGTTTCATGAGAGTAATCTTACTCCTGTTAAAATTTACTGTCAACACTTTTTTTTACGTATTTTTTCCATCTTTTTTATTATACAAACATAACAAAAAAGCCATGATTCAACGATAGAATCATGGCTTTTTTTTAAATGCTATTTATCTCTTTCACTAAGACAGAGATAGCGTCTGTTTTTGTCGCTTCACGCATTGTACGCTTCATTTCACTTGCTTGTTTTTGAAGAAGTTCTAATTCTTGTAAAAATGTTTCTTTTGTAATTTCCTCTTCTTCTAGAACCGTGCAGTAACCTTTCTTTTGAAAGGCTTTTGCATTCAAAATTTGATCTCCTCTACTTTGAGCTTTAGATAAAGGAATAATCATCATTGGCTTATGAAGGGCTAGAAATTCGAAAATAGCATTAGATCCTCCGCGCGTAATGACATAATCAGTTGCAGCTAATACATCAGGCAACTCTTCGTTCACATACTCCAACTGGCGGTAGCTCGGAATATTCATTAAACTCTCATCAACGTTTCCTTTTCCACACAGGTGCACAATTTGAAATTTCCTCTGAAGTTCAGGCAGCGATTCACGAACAACTTCATTGATTTTTCGCGCACCTAAGCTTCCACCCATAATTGTCAGAACCGGCTTTTTATCATAAAAACGAAGCCAACTTTGACCGTTGTTTGCTTTTCCATGAAATAATTCTCGACGAATTGGCGAGCCCACAACCTGAACTTTTTCTTTCGGGAAATAAGCAGCTGCTTCATCAAATGATGTAAAGATTTTTGTCGCAAAACGCTGAGCAATTTTGTTTGCCAGTCCCGGCGTTAAGTCACTCTCGTGAATAAATACAGGAATATTAAGGGACTTAGCCGCCATGATAACAGGTACGGTTACAAATCCACCTTTAGAGAATACAAGCGATGGCCTTAGCTTCTTTAAAATCCGTCTTGCATCTCCTACTCCCTTAACTACTCGAAAAACATCTTTTACATTTTCCATATCTACATATCGACGAAGTTTTCCACTGGAAATTGGGTAGTACGGAATATTTAAGTTTGTAATTAATTCTTTTTCAATCCCATTATGAGAGCCTACATAGTGAATATCCCACTTTTCTTTATCTAGCTCTTTCATAATAGCGATATTTGGGGTAACGTGACCAGCCGTTCCGCCACCAGTAAATACGATTACATTCTTACTCATCTTATTTCCTCTCTTTACACTGCATTTCAGTCATTTTTAATTTTCTATTCATTGAAAAATTCCTTGCCTTTATATAAAAGATACAGGCTTAACTCATCCATTATAACACCTTATATCTATATATACTGTTTAAAATATAAACGATGCGGAAATTTATGATACAATCAACATGTTTAGTTTTCAAAAAGGGCGTGGTTTTCATTAAGAACGTTAAAGGAAAAATGATTGACCAAGAAACGCGTTGTGTTCATTATCATTCCGATAAAGATATTATTGCAATAAAATTTTATTGTTGCAAAGACTACTATCCTTGTCATAAATGTCACGAAGAAACAGCAGATCACTCAGCTAAAGTTTGGCCAAAAAAGCTGTTTGATACCAAAGCCATTATATGCGGGGTATGTCATAATGAGTTAACTGTTACTGAGTACTTATCCTGTAAATCACAATGTCCAAACTGCCAAGCTCATTTTAATCCAGGTTGCAGTTTGCACACTCACCTCTATTTTGAAGTCTAATTACTCCACCATTAAGAAAAGCTGAACTAATTGTTCAGCTTTTTATAACAATTCTTCGTTAATATGAAGAACTGCTGGTAGTAATCCTGGAAACAGCTCTTCTAAATCTTCTATTCGCAACGAGTAAAAGTGCTGTGTTCCTTCAATTCTAACCTTAATAACTCCTGCTTCGCGAAGTACTTTAAAGTGATGGGATAGCGTTGATTTTGATACGTTAAGCGTCTGATAATAAGAACAATGACTCTCCTTTCTTTTCCCTAAACACTGTACGATGCGCAAGCGATTGGGATCGCTCAAAGCATGTAAGATAGAAGTTAAACGAATTTCTGATTTGGATGGTTGATATGGAATTTTCATATGTAAAAGGTATCACATTCTTATACCTCTTTTCAATGTGGGAGAACCTTCAAATCTAAATGCTTGCATGGCTACTTTTCAAGTGTTATAGTGTTGATTGTTCGATGATTTTCGAACTAACAACATCAACGTTTTAAAATACTACTAGAGACCTTTTTATTTTAGGAGGAATAAATATGATTACTATCCAAGCTTATATGAAAATTAACCCTGCAAAACGCGATGCTTTTTTAGAAGCTATTCAAACATTAATTAAACATTCTACCGAAGAAGAAGGGAATGTAAGCTATCAATTGTTTGAAGATGCATTCGAAAAAAATTCATTTGTAATGCTTGAAGAGTGGAAAGATGAAGCTTCTATTCAAGCTCATAATCAATCTACGCACTTTGTATCATTCGTCCAGTTTGCCAAAGATGGCGTGTTAGTAGCTCCTTTAGAAGCAAAAACTTCATTTTCTAAACCCGAATGACGAAAAGTACAGATTTCAATTCAATGCAAAAAGTCTAAGTGAATGATCACTTAGGCTTTTTTTCCTTTCTTTTTCCAGGTTCTATGCCTATAATAGTCATAGTCAATTATTAAGAAGGTGATTAACGGTATGATTATTTTAAACGTAATACAAGTAGGAACGTTTCTTTTATTATTCGTTGCTTTTTTATGCTTATTTTGGACAATCAGACGCCCTAAACCATGGAAAAGCATTGCGCTACTTGCTAGTTTTTTTGTTTGTTCTGCTCCTTTGCTTTATGCTTTATACGACGAATCCAAACATAACTATTTAGACGCAAACATCGGTCTTGGGTTAGCCTATATCTTCACTTGGGGATTAACCACGTTGCTTGCAGTTGTTGCACTATTTCGCACGTTTTTCCTACGCCCTCATCGCTAAAATAGCCATTATCTAGATGTACTACTTACCAGCAAAGTAGTACATCTTTTCGTATAGTTATTTTTAATTTGTATACGCTAATAGTTGAACAGTTTCCTTACATACAACTGTCTTAAGACGAAATGAGGAGTGAAAGAACATGAAACGCCTATTAGTTATACTCACTGCGATTATGCTGATTGCCATAAGTCGCACACTCGTATTTGCTGCTGAAACAAAAGAGCCTAACGAAACAGCTCCTTCAAAGAATGCTGATGTTCGCATTGTACATGCTTCTCCAGATGCGCCTGCAGTGGATATCTTCTTAGATACAAAACCCGCTGTAGAAGGTG from Bacillus sp. 1780r2a1 encodes the following:
- the kdpA gene encoding potassium-transporting ATPase subunit KdpA; protein product: MNTILFTIVLLLLLVAAVAKPVGVYIAKVFSNEPNAAGRMFMPIDRLLYKVIGIQPKDQTWKEYAISLLFVNTFMILVVYTVFRTQAWLPLNPSALENMDPALAFNTAISFMTNTNLQHYSGESGLSYFSQMVAILFMMFAAPASALSVAIAFMRGMTGKSIGNFFTDFIKSITHVLLPVAVVAGIIFVLLGVPQTLDPTVTATTLEGEKQEIARGPVAAFLSIKEFGNNGGGFFGVNSAHPFENPNGLSNMLQIVLMLLLPVSLPFTYSRMIGNKREGRMLFASMSLLFVVFLSIALISEQQGNPAFNDFTLNSENGYLEGKEVRFGVEMSTLYAIVTTASETGAVNTMHDTLTPISGMLALSNMLLNTVYGGVGAGFINVMMYVLIAVFLSGLMVGRTPEYVGKKIEGKEMKLIAVTLILQPLLILGFTAVALTTKLGLDGISNPGFHGLTQVLYEYTSSAANNGSGFEGLGDATVFWNISTGLVMYIGRFFGLITLLAVASSLSQKQLVPQTSGTFKTDTPLFGGILIGTMFVVGALTFFPVLVLGPVAEFLTL
- a CDS encoding undecaprenyldiphospho-muramoylpentapeptide beta-N-acetylglucosaminyltransferase, whose translation is MSKNVIVFTGGGTAGHVTPNIAIMKELDKEKWDIHYVGSHNGIEKELITNLNIPYYPISSGKLRRYVDMENVKDVFRVVKGVGDARRILKKLRPSLVFSKGGFVTVPVIMAAKSLNIPVFIHESDLTPGLANKIAQRFATKIFTSFDEAAAYFPKEKVQVVGSPIRRELFHGKANNGQSWLRFYDKKPVLTIMGGSLGARKINEVVRESLPELQRKFQIVHLCGKGNVDESLMNIPSYRQLEYVNEELPDVLAATDYVITRGGSNAIFEFLALHKPMMIIPLSKAQSRGDQILNAKAFQKKGYCTVLEEEEITKETFLQELELLQKQASEMKRTMREATKTDAISVLVKEINSI
- a CDS encoding CHY zinc finger protein yields the protein MIDQETRCVHYHSDKDIIAIKFYCCKDYYPCHKCHEETADHSAKVWPKKLFDTKAIICGVCHNELTVTEYLSCKSQCPNCQAHFNPGCSLHTHLYFEV
- a CDS encoding metalloregulator ArsR/SmtB family transcription factor; translated protein: MKIPYQPSKSEIRLTSILHALSDPNRLRIVQCLGKRKESHCSYYQTLNVSKSTLSHHFKVLREAGVIKVRIEGTQHFYSLRIEDLEELFPGLLPAVLHINEELL
- a CDS encoding antibiotic biosynthesis monooxygenase is translated as MITIQAYMKINPAKRDAFLEAIQTLIKHSTEEEGNVSYQLFEDAFEKNSFVMLEEWKDEASIQAHNQSTHFVSFVQFAKDGVLVAPLEAKTSFSKPE